A DNA window from Methylobacterium sp. NMS14P contains the following coding sequences:
- a CDS encoding acyl-CoA synthetase, which translates to MARDTIYDRDLDRVPANHQPLTPLLYLDRAARVFPDHLAVVHGPLRRSYREVYARARRLASALAARGIGRGDTVAALLANTPEMIECHYGVPMTGAVLNTLNTRLDADAIRFCLQHGEATVLITDREFSRTAAAALEGLEPKPFVIDVDDPEYDGPGARLGATDYEAFLAGGDPEHDWRLPDDEWDAITLNYTSGTTGDPKGVVYHHRGAALLALGNVITGGLGQHPVYLWTLPMFHCNGWCFPWTLSIVAGTHVCLRQVRAEAMYRLMAEHGVTHLCGAPIVMQMLINAPDAERRDLPRRVAFFTAAAPPPEAVLAGMSEAGFDVTHLYGLTESYGPAVVNAWHADWDALAADQRAARKARQGVRYPVLEALDVRDPETLEPVPADGATIGEVMMRGNVVMRGYLKNPAATQAAFAGGWFRTGDLGVKHPDGYVQLKDRSKDIIISGGENISSIEVEDALFKHPAVAAAAVVARPDEKWGETPCAFVELKAGATPTADELIQWCRGRLASYKLPRHVIFGELPKTSTGKVQKFILRERARQDGA; encoded by the coding sequence ATGGCCCGCGACACGATCTACGACCGCGACCTCGACCGCGTCCCGGCCAACCACCAGCCGCTGACGCCCCTGCTCTACCTGGACCGGGCCGCGCGGGTGTTTCCCGACCACCTGGCGGTGGTCCACGGCCCCCTGCGGCGCTCCTACCGGGAGGTCTACGCCCGCGCCCGCCGCCTCGCCTCGGCGCTGGCGGCGCGCGGGATCGGCCGCGGCGACACCGTGGCGGCGCTGCTCGCCAACACCCCCGAGATGATCGAGTGCCACTACGGCGTGCCGATGACCGGGGCGGTGCTCAACACCCTCAACACCCGCCTCGACGCCGACGCGATCCGCTTCTGCCTGCAGCACGGCGAGGCGACGGTGCTGATCACCGACCGCGAGTTCTCCCGGACGGCCGCCGCGGCCCTGGAGGGGCTGGAGCCCAAGCCTTTCGTGATCGACGTCGACGATCCCGAGTACGACGGCCCGGGCGCCCGCCTGGGCGCGACCGACTACGAGGCCTTCCTGGCCGGGGGCGACCCGGAGCACGACTGGCGTCTGCCCGACGACGAGTGGGACGCGATCACCCTGAACTACACGTCGGGCACCACCGGCGACCCGAAGGGCGTGGTCTACCACCATCGCGGGGCGGCGCTGCTGGCCCTCGGCAACGTCATCACGGGCGGGCTCGGCCAGCACCCGGTCTATCTCTGGACCCTGCCGATGTTCCACTGCAACGGCTGGTGCTTCCCCTGGACCCTGTCGATCGTGGCCGGGACCCATGTCTGCCTGCGGCAGGTGCGGGCCGAGGCGATGTACCGGCTGATGGCCGAGCACGGGGTCACGCATCTCTGCGGCGCGCCGATCGTCATGCAGATGCTGATCAACGCCCCCGACGCCGAGCGCCGCGACCTGCCCCGCCGCGTCGCCTTCTTCACCGCCGCCGCGCCGCCGCCGGAGGCGGTGCTGGCCGGCATGTCGGAGGCCGGGTTCGACGTGACCCACCTGTACGGCCTGACCGAGAGCTACGGGCCGGCGGTGGTCAACGCCTGGCACGCCGACTGGGACGCGCTCGCCGCCGACCAGCGGGCGGCCAGGAAGGCCCGCCAGGGCGTGCGCTACCCGGTGCTCGAGGCCCTCGACGTCCGCGACCCGGAGACGCTGGAGCCGGTGCCCGCCGACGGGGCGACGATCGGCGAGGTGATGATGCGCGGCAACGTGGTGATGCGCGGCTACCTCAAGAATCCCGCCGCCACGCAGGCCGCGTTCGCGGGCGGCTGGTTCCGCACCGGCGACCTCGGGGTGAAGCACCCGGACGGCTACGTGCAGCTCAAGGACCGCTCGAAGGACATCATCATCTCGGGGGGCGAGAACATCTCGTCGATCGAGGTCGAGGACGCCCTGTTCAAGCACCCGGCGGTGGCCGCGGCCGCGGTGGTGGCGAGGCCCGACGAGAAATGGGGCGAGACCCCGTGCGCGTTCGTCGAGCTCAAGGCCGGCGCGACCCCCACGGCCGACGAGCTGATCCAGTGGTGCCGCGGGCGGCTGGCCTCCTACAAGCTCCCCCGCCACGTGATCTTCGGCGAATTGCCCAAGACCTCCACCGGCAAGGTGCAGAAGTTCATCCTGCGGGAGCGGGCCCGGCAGGACGGGGCCTGA
- a CDS encoding D-alanyl-D-alanine carboxypeptidase family protein, with product MRRPLLTLLAAACALGAGLAAAAAQGFQTAAPHAILIDADSGSVLFEKAADERFSPASMAKLMTTDIVFEALKSGRLSMDTEFTVTEDAWKRGGAGGGGSSMFAQVNSRIKMSDLLRGLIVQSGNDAAITIAENMAGSEEAFAGLMNQRAKEIGLTNSTFRNATGYSAPDQKVTARDMAKLALHIIDTYPDYYKIFAEKEFTWNKIRQQNRNPLLALDIGADGLKTGYLEESGYALTGSAVQNGQRLVLVVSGLKTARDRASEARKLMEWGFRAFEPRQVFAPGETVAEASVFGGQSGSVPLVAKKPVRVLLPRGSSDRVSARAIYTGPLIAPVEEGQRVGILRVQRGDTVALDQPLFAGAAVEPGTLSQRAMDAALEFGTGLVRKAFDRAGKGGDKGTDKGADKGAAGAANPS from the coding sequence ATGCGCAGACCCCTTCTCACCCTTCTCGCGGCCGCCTGCGCGCTGGGCGCCGGCCTCGCCGCCGCCGCCGCGCAGGGCTTCCAGACCGCGGCCCCGCACGCGATCCTGATCGACGCCGATTCCGGCTCGGTCCTGTTCGAGAAGGCCGCCGACGAGCGGTTCTCGCCGGCCAGCATGGCCAAGCTGATGACCACCGACATCGTGTTCGAGGCGCTGAAATCCGGCCGCCTGTCGATGGACACGGAGTTCACCGTCACCGAGGACGCGTGGAAGCGCGGCGGGGCCGGGGGCGGCGGCTCGTCGATGTTCGCGCAGGTCAACAGCCGCATCAAGATGTCGGACCTGCTGCGCGGCCTGATCGTACAGTCGGGCAACGACGCGGCCATCACCATCGCGGAGAACATGGCCGGCTCCGAGGAGGCCTTCGCCGGGCTGATGAACCAGCGCGCCAAGGAGATCGGGCTGACGAACTCGACCTTCCGCAACGCCACCGGCTACTCGGCGCCCGACCAGAAGGTCACGGCCCGGGACATGGCGAAGCTCGCGCTGCACATCATCGACACCTACCCGGACTACTACAAGATCTTCGCCGAGAAGGAGTTCACCTGGAACAAGATCCGCCAGCAGAACCGCAACCCGCTGCTCGCCCTCGACATCGGCGCGGACGGGCTCAAGACCGGCTACCTGGAGGAATCCGGCTACGCGCTCACCGGCTCGGCGGTGCAGAACGGCCAGCGGCTGGTGCTGGTGGTCTCGGGCCTCAAGACCGCCCGGGACCGCGCCTCCGAGGCGCGCAAGCTGATGGAGTGGGGGTTCCGCGCCTTCGAGCCCCGGCAGGTCTTCGCGCCGGGCGAGACCGTGGCCGAGGCCTCGGTGTTCGGCGGCCAGTCGGGCTCGGTGCCGCTGGTGGCGAAGAAGCCCGTGCGGGTGCTGCTGCCGCGGGGCTCCAGCGACCGGGTCAGCGCCCGGGCGATCTATACCGGGCCGCTCATCGCCCCGGTGGAGGAGGGCCAGCGGGTCGGGATCCTGCGCGTCCAGCGCGGCGACACCGTCGCCCTCGACCAGCCGCTCTTCGCCGGCGCCGCGGTGGAGCCCGGCACCCTGTCGCAGCGGGCGATGGACGCGGCGCTGGAATTCGGCACCGGCCTCGTCCGCAAGGCCTTCGACCGGGCCGGCAAGGGCGGGGACAAGGGAACCGACAAGGGGGCCGACAAGGGTGCTGCCGGGGCGGCCAACCCGTCGTGA
- the tmk gene encoding dTMP kinase, whose protein sequence is MTGPSSGDPAAAGGTFITVEGGEGAGKSTQIARLAATLRARSGRPVCVTREPGGSPRAEEIRTALLDGVAKPYGPFAEALLFSAARIDHLDRLIRPALRRGETVLCDRFIDSTRAYQGAAGGLDPGLVDALERVVVGPTRPDLTLILDLAPESGLARAAGRGARTGQGADRFEAEALDFHVRLREAFLAIARAEPERCAVIDASRDPDAVEAAIRAAVASRLPALLPDRPAGAGRSGDAA, encoded by the coding sequence GTGACCGGGCCGTCGTCCGGGGATCCCGCCGCGGCGGGCGGCACCTTCATCACCGTCGAGGGCGGGGAGGGGGCCGGCAAGTCGACCCAGATCGCCCGCCTCGCCGCGACCCTGCGCGCGCGCTCGGGGCGGCCCGTCTGCGTGACGCGCGAGCCCGGCGGCTCGCCGCGGGCGGAGGAGATCCGCACGGCGCTGCTCGACGGCGTCGCCAAGCCCTACGGCCCCTTCGCGGAGGCCCTGCTGTTCAGCGCCGCCCGAATCGACCATCTCGACCGGCTGATCCGCCCGGCGCTCCGCCGGGGCGAGACCGTGCTCTGCGACCGGTTCATCGACTCGACCCGGGCCTACCAGGGCGCCGCCGGGGGGCTCGATCCCGGGCTCGTGGACGCCCTGGAGCGGGTCGTCGTCGGCCCGACCCGGCCCGACCTCACCCTGATCCTCGACCTCGCCCCCGAATCCGGCCTCGCCCGCGCGGCCGGGCGCGGCGCCCGGACGGGGCAGGGGGCCGACCGGTTCGAGGCCGAGGCCCTCGACTTCCACGTCCGGCTGCGGGAGGCCTTCCTGGCGATCGCCCGAGCGGAACCGGAGCGCTGCGCGGTGATCGACGCGTCCCGCGACCCCGACGCGGTCGAGGCGGCGATCCGCGCCGCCGTCGCGTCCCGGCTGCCGGCGCTCCTGCCCGACCGGCCGGCGGGGGCGGGCCGGAGCGGCGACGCCGCGTGA
- a CDS encoding ribbon-helix-helix domain-containing protein, which produces MSKPPKLSLAAIVASASPPARPLAARPQGAEIVSLTLAPPAPKQAATLKQRARQMSVYLEPPVYDQLRDLAYAERTKMHALMLEGLDLLFKQRGAQSIAQLTDTQSR; this is translated from the coding sequence ATGTCCAAGCCGCCTAAGCTCAGCCTCGCGGCGATCGTGGCGTCGGCGAGCCCGCCGGCCCGGCCCCTGGCGGCCCGGCCGCAGGGCGCCGAGATCGTGTCGCTCACCCTCGCGCCCCCGGCGCCGAAGCAGGCGGCCACGCTCAAGCAGCGCGCCCGCCAGATGTCGGTCTACCTGGAGCCGCCGGTCTACGACCAGCTGCGCGACCTCGCCTACGCCGAGCGGACCAAGATGCACGCGCTGATGCTGGAAGGCCTCGACCTGCTGTTCAAGCAGCGCGGCGCCCAGTCGATCGCGCAGCTCACCGACACGCAGTCCCGCTGA
- a CDS encoding DNA polymerase III subunit delta', with amino-acid sequence MKPTDRAADDVEPGDLAGIPRPRETLGLVGHAAAADAFAAAIAAGRLHHAWLIGGAPGIGKATLAYRVARRLLAYPAGGGPAGLAVPAGDAVLGKVAGLSHPNLVVLRRHRIAGAKTLPTKISVDAVRRALDLFASTAADSGWRVCILDSAEDLNANAANALLKVLEEPPPRALFLILSHQPGRLLPTIRSRCRALMLRPLPAEDVARVVRGLPEPFPQPDETALARALAQCEGSVARALAMLDPVTAGLVAEIETLLARARTPDWGRVLKLAETLAGRDAEARFEAAQDAVLRFVSAELDRRRDEPPARLAALVEVADRFGRAAREAAIYNLDRRPVVLSLFGDLAAVA; translated from the coding sequence GTGAAGCCCACCGACCGCGCCGCCGACGACGTCGAGCCCGGGGACCTCGCCGGGATCCCGCGCCCGCGCGAGACCCTCGGGCTCGTCGGCCACGCGGCCGCGGCCGACGCCTTCGCGGCCGCCATCGCGGCGGGGCGCCTGCACCACGCGTGGCTGATCGGCGGCGCCCCCGGCATCGGCAAGGCGACCCTGGCCTACCGGGTCGCCCGGCGCCTGCTCGCCTACCCCGCGGGCGGGGGCCCGGCGGGCCTCGCCGTGCCGGCGGGCGACGCCGTCCTCGGCAAGGTGGCGGGCCTGTCGCACCCGAACCTCGTAGTCCTGCGCCGTCACCGGATCGCCGGCGCCAAGACGCTGCCGACCAAGATCTCGGTCGACGCGGTGCGCCGCGCCCTCGACCTGTTCGCCTCGACGGCCGCGGATTCCGGCTGGCGCGTCTGCATCCTCGACAGCGCCGAGGACCTGAACGCCAACGCCGCCAACGCCCTGCTCAAGGTCCTGGAGGAGCCGCCGCCCCGCGCGCTGTTCCTGATCCTGTCCCACCAGCCCGGCCGGCTGCTCCCGACCATCCGCTCCCGCTGCCGGGCGCTGATGCTGCGCCCGCTCCCGGCCGAGGACGTCGCCCGGGTGGTGCGCGGCCTGCCCGAGCCCTTCCCGCAGCCGGACGAGACCGCCCTGGCCCGGGCGCTGGCCCAGTGCGAGGGCTCGGTCGCCCGCGCGCTCGCGATGCTCGATCCCGTGACCGCCGGCCTCGTGGCCGAGATCGAGACCCTGCTGGCGCGGGCGCGCACGCCCGACTGGGGCCGGGTGCTCAAGCTCGCCGAGACCCTGGCGGGCCGCGACGCCGAGGCGCGGTTCGAGGCCGCCCAGGACGCGGTGCTGCGCTTCGTCTCGGCCGAGCTCGACCGGCGCCGGGACGAGCCCCCCGCCCGCCTCGCCGCCCTGGTGGAGGTCGCCGACCGGTTCGGCCGCGCCGCCCGGGAGGCGGCGATCTACAACCTCGACCGGCGCCCGGTGGTGCTGTCGCTGTTCGGGGATCTCGCGGCGGTGGCTTAA
- a CDS encoding helix-turn-helix domain-containing protein has protein sequence MLRVFSTAGTHPRTRFKLWQEVVAERIGPIEQRRRADGPFAGEIEIGAVGPLTFSRITQSALTTTITADTVRRRPDGLIRVNFRLAGSSTFQQHGREAVQGTGDLTVIDHHPGVLDARTDGQTLVMALPRERLEGMLGSARLFAALTMPAGSATTRLVTTFFGDLLRVNRQLSPEAAERMATIGVDLIAAALADRMAREVPHSLHGSVVVQRAKAHVEANLGDQTLDPPRLAAAMGVSLRRLQELFHERGQHISDWIWERRLAAAARRLSDPISLHRSIGLVAYECGFANQAHFARRFKDRHGLSPRAYREAAALRLSGSQPDL, from the coding sequence ATGCTCCGGGTCTTCTCGACGGCCGGGACACATCCCCGGACGCGCTTCAAGCTCTGGCAGGAGGTCGTCGCCGAACGGATCGGGCCGATCGAGCAGCGCCGGCGCGCCGACGGGCCGTTCGCGGGCGAGATCGAGATCGGCGCCGTCGGCCCGCTGACATTCAGCCGGATCACCCAGAGCGCCCTCACGACCACGATCACCGCCGATACGGTCCGGCGCCGGCCTGACGGGCTGATCCGCGTGAACTTCCGTCTCGCCGGCTCGTCCACCTTCCAGCAGCATGGCCGCGAGGCGGTGCAGGGGACGGGAGACCTCACCGTCATCGACCATCACCCGGGCGTGCTGGACGCGCGCACGGATGGCCAGACTCTGGTCATGGCCCTGCCGCGGGAGCGCCTCGAGGGCATGCTCGGATCGGCCCGGCTGTTCGCGGCCCTGACGATGCCCGCCGGATCGGCCACGACCCGCCTGGTGACGACCTTCTTCGGGGATCTGCTCCGGGTGAACCGGCAGCTCTCCCCCGAGGCGGCGGAGCGCATGGCGACCATCGGCGTGGATCTGATCGCGGCCGCGCTCGCGGATCGGATGGCCCGGGAGGTGCCGCATTCCCTGCACGGCAGCGTCGTGGTCCAGCGCGCCAAGGCCCATGTCGAGGCGAATCTCGGCGACCAGACCCTCGATCCGCCCCGGCTCGCCGCCGCGATGGGCGTGTCCCTGCGCCGGCTCCAGGAGCTGTTCCACGAGCGCGGCCAGCACATCTCCGACTGGATCTGGGAGCGCCGCCTCGCGGCGGCGGCCAGGCGCCTCTCCGATCCGATCAGCCTGCACCGTTCGATCGGCCTCGTGGCCTATGAGTGCGGCTTCGCGAACCAGGCCCATTTCGCGCGGCGCTTCAAGGATCGCCACGGCCTGTCGCCCCGCGCCTACAGGGAGGCGGCCGCCCTGCGGCTGTCCGGCAGCCAGCCGGATCTGTGA
- a CDS encoding PAS domain-containing protein, producing the protein MSEAPIPQSILEASGVVGTWAHDYWAGQLALSAPLADLLGLDPEAAAAGVSLEAFLDRTHPEDRVRIESYLHAVAETGGPVEAEFRTRDTRTGIRTLLMRGRIERDPTGGATRGRGIAIDRTEEQAANLVQSERVVNRMAEHVIALRDLARALHRPTLTDRIEHLMIEIGFELARFLPEPEDEPRH; encoded by the coding sequence ATGTCCGAAGCCCCGATCCCGCAATCCATTCTGGAGGCCTCCGGCGTCGTGGGCACCTGGGCCCACGATTACTGGGCGGGGCAGCTGGCGCTCTCGGCCCCGCTCGCGGATCTGCTCGGCCTGGACCCCGAGGCGGCGGCCGCCGGCGTGTCCCTGGAGGCCTTCCTCGACCGCACCCATCCCGAGGACCGCGTCCGGATCGAGAGCTACCTCCACGCGGTGGCCGAGACCGGCGGCCCCGTCGAGGCGGAGTTCCGCACGAGGGACACGCGCACCGGGATCCGCACGCTGCTGATGCGCGGCCGGATCGAGCGGGACCCGACCGGCGGGGCGACCCGCGGGCGCGGCATCGCCATCGACCGCACCGAGGAGCAGGCCGCCAACCTCGTGCAGAGCGAGCGGGTGGTGAACCGGATGGCCGAGCACGTCATCGCCCTGCGCGACCTCGCCCGCGCCCTGCACCGGCCGACGCTCACCGACCGGATCGAGCACCTGATGATCGAGATCGGGTTCGAGCTCGCCCGCTTCCTGCCCGAGCCCGAGGACGAGCCGCGCCACTGA
- a CDS encoding ParA family protein, producing MKAITFVTQKGGSGKSTLCISLAVAAREAGHTVCILEMDRQATISDWLDHRTADGPEVAQIDATQIDAVMERLRDSAYDYVFIDTPGVDSTGTLSAIRAADLCIIPCRPTPADLRAFKPTLAAVYRLEKKFAFVLNQTPPRSYRVRDAADGLAVLGILPDVNIVARTDHQDAIGLGQGVTEFNPKGQAAGEVRRLWSWIERRTQSLRTGQHVQAA from the coding sequence ATGAAAGCGATCACCTTCGTCACGCAGAAGGGCGGCAGCGGCAAGAGCACGCTGTGCATCTCCCTGGCGGTGGCCGCCCGGGAGGCGGGCCACACGGTCTGCATCCTGGAGATGGACCGGCAGGCCACGATCTCCGACTGGCTGGACCACCGCACGGCCGACGGTCCCGAGGTGGCGCAGATCGACGCCACCCAGATCGACGCCGTGATGGAGCGCCTGCGCGACTCCGCCTACGACTACGTGTTCATCGACACGCCCGGCGTCGATTCCACCGGCACCCTCTCGGCGATCCGCGCCGCGGACCTGTGCATCATCCCGTGCCGGCCGACCCCCGCGGACCTGCGGGCGTTCAAGCCGACCCTGGCCGCCGTCTACCGGCTCGAGAAGAAGTTCGCCTTCGTGCTGAACCAGACCCCGCCGCGCTCCTACCGGGTCCGCGACGCCGCGGACGGGCTCGCGGTGCTCGGCATCCTGCCCGACGTGAACATCGTCGCCCGCACCGACCACCAGGACGCGATCGGCCTCGGCCAGGGCGTCACCGAGTTCAACCCCAAGGGCCAGGCCGCCGGCGAGGTCCGCCGCCTCTGGTCCTGGATCGAGCGCCGCACGCAGTCCCTGAGGACGGGCCAGCATGTCCAAGCCGCCTAA
- a CDS encoding alpha/beta hydrolase: MAGSGIAGGIADGIASGTRAARRAGQGLILAAGLGAGLIAGLAAGPARAQGAVPAQPAPPSNAPSQPAAPAPAPAPPGPAEPVTRAGYFYIGGRYQKLGDKTVMVGQMFVQSRTPARITQPYPVVMVHGLAQTGVNYLATADGRPGWVQRFVEKGYQVYVVDQVGRGRSGTNPEVYGPYDRLGTRSLERTHTAPEVYDLYPQAKLHTRWPEGPGVQGNAAFDQFFASQVPFLANSQQTEEWVDPALVALLDKIGPAILVTHGQAALFGWAASDARPDLVKAHVAVEPNGPPFFDVQFRGGKEFWEKTGDGRARAYGLTRMPLTFDPPVKAPEDLTVAQQAKGSESRPDKAADGRIRCWLQGEPVRTLPNLAKVPAVVVTAEASFHATYDDCTVAFLTQAGARPDVVRLADQGLRGNGHMMMLETNSDAVADVLAGWLAGRVK, from the coding sequence ATGGCCGGCAGCGGCATCGCGGGCGGTATCGCGGACGGCATCGCGAGCGGCACCCGCGCGGCGCGCCGCGCCGGTCAGGGGCTGATCCTGGCCGCCGGGCTGGGGGCCGGGCTGATCGCGGGGCTGGCCGCGGGTCCCGCCCGGGCCCAGGGGGCCGTCCCGGCCCAGCCCGCGCCCCCTTCGAATGCCCCGTCCCAGCCGGCGGCGCCCGCCCCCGCCCCCGCCCCGCCGGGCCCGGCCGAGCCGGTGACCCGCGCCGGCTACTTCTACATCGGCGGCCGCTACCAGAAGCTCGGCGACAAGACCGTGATGGTCGGCCAGATGTTCGTGCAGTCGCGCACCCCGGCCCGGATCACGCAGCCCTACCCGGTGGTGATGGTGCACGGCCTCGCCCAGACCGGCGTGAACTACCTCGCCACCGCGGACGGCCGCCCCGGCTGGGTGCAGCGCTTCGTCGAGAAGGGCTACCAGGTCTACGTGGTCGATCAGGTCGGGCGCGGGCGCTCGGGCACCAACCCGGAGGTCTACGGGCCCTACGACCGGCTCGGCACCCGCAGCCTGGAGCGCACCCACACGGCCCCGGAGGTCTACGACCTCTACCCGCAGGCCAAGCTCCACACCCGCTGGCCGGAGGGGCCCGGCGTGCAGGGCAACGCCGCCTTCGACCAGTTCTTCGCGAGCCAGGTCCCGTTCCTCGCCAACAGCCAGCAGACCGAGGAATGGGTCGACCCCGCGCTGGTGGCGCTCCTCGACAAGATCGGGCCGGCGATCCTGGTCACCCACGGCCAGGCGGCCCTGTTCGGCTGGGCGGCCTCGGACGCGCGGCCGGACCTCGTGAAGGCGCACGTCGCCGTCGAGCCGAACGGCCCGCCCTTCTTCGACGTGCAGTTCCGCGGCGGCAAGGAGTTCTGGGAGAAGACCGGTGACGGGCGCGCCCGCGCCTACGGGCTGACCCGCATGCCGCTGACCTTCGACCCTCCGGTGAAGGCGCCCGAGGACCTGACGGTGGCGCAGCAGGCCAAGGGATCCGAGTCCCGGCCCGACAAGGCGGCGGACGGGCGGATCCGCTGCTGGCTGCAGGGCGAGCCCGTCCGGACCCTGCCGAACCTCGCCAAGGTGCCGGCCGTGGTGGTGACCGCGGAGGCCTCCTTCCACGCCACCTACGACGACTGCACGGTCGCGTTCCTGACCCAGGCCGGCGCCAGGCCGGACGTGGTCCGGCTGGCCGACCAGGGCCTCCGCGGCAACGGCCACATGATGATGCTGGAGACGAACAGCGACGCCGTCGCGGACGTCCTGGCCGGCTGGCTCGCGGGCCGCGTGAAGTAG
- a CDS encoding septal ring lytic transglycosylase RlpA family protein: MVRTTLPRPARLALRLMAVSGVALATANCATSPQQKLVAGNGIDPKYGVKASPRLYNEGDVIPKGGGRRYTGKPYVVAGQTYVPKENPNGYVREGLASWYGSAFHGRMTANGEVFDRHSIAAAHPTLPLPSYARVTNLDNGYSMLVRVNDRGPYHAGRVMDVSEEAADALGFHRRGTARVRVEYVGKASVAGSDDRKLLASLRTDGRPAGRSTVMVADLGPTEDTERYTRSAPALAFKPAQEAEEAEKAPAEAPATRPERTAPVRAPIVLASAAVTVPAAVQPTAPRVREFRPAPVPAVAARGGGAGTLKVAGLNPALAPALTPAAPPAHGHAAGKPGPKAGPAPAEARGRAAPAPAPVKLARAPSGPSTSPHAASPAAMPAAAKLAMARLAAAPAKAAGTASANANANANAKTSPKAPAAKGPANKTAAKAGHARLAGIY; this comes from the coding sequence ATGGTGCGCACGACGCTTCCCCGGCCGGCGCGCCTCGCCCTGCGGCTCATGGCCGTCTCGGGCGTGGCCCTGGCCACGGCCAACTGCGCGACCTCGCCCCAGCAGAAGCTCGTCGCCGGGAACGGGATCGACCCGAAATACGGGGTCAAGGCGAGCCCGCGCCTCTACAACGAGGGCGACGTGATCCCGAAGGGCGGCGGGCGGCGCTACACCGGCAAGCCCTACGTGGTGGCCGGCCAGACCTACGTGCCGAAGGAGAACCCGAACGGCTACGTGCGCGAGGGGCTGGCCTCCTGGTACGGCTCGGCCTTCCACGGCCGCATGACCGCCAACGGCGAGGTCTTCGACCGCCACTCGATCGCCGCCGCCCACCCGACCCTGCCGCTGCCGAGCTACGCCCGGGTGACGAACCTCGACAACGGCTACTCGATGCTGGTGCGCGTCAACGACCGCGGCCCCTACCATGCCGGCCGGGTCATGGACGTGTCGGAGGAGGCGGCCGACGCGCTGGGCTTCCACCGCAGGGGCACCGCGCGGGTGCGCGTCGAGTATGTCGGCAAGGCCTCGGTGGCCGGCAGCGACGACCGCAAGCTCCTCGCGAGCCTGCGCACCGACGGCCGGCCGGCCGGCCGCTCGACCGTGATGGTGGCCGATCTCGGCCCGACGGAGGACACGGAGCGCTACACGCGCTCCGCCCCGGCGCTGGCCTTCAAGCCCGCCCAGGAGGCGGAGGAGGCCGAGAAGGCGCCCGCCGAGGCCCCGGCCACCCGGCCCGAGCGGACGGCGCCGGTGCGCGCGCCGATCGTGCTGGCCTCGGCCGCCGTGACGGTCCCGGCGGCCGTGCAGCCCACCGCCCCGCGGGTGCGCGAGTTCCGGCCCGCCCCCGTGCCGGCCGTCGCGGCCAGGGGCGGCGGCGCCGGGACCCTGAAGGTCGCGGGTCTCAACCCGGCCCTCGCCCCGGCCCTCACCCCGGCCGCGCCGCCGGCGCACGGTCATGCCGCCGGAAAGCCCGGCCCGAAGGCCGGCCCGGCGCCCGCCGAGGCCCGCGGCCGGGCGGCGCCGGCGCCCGCGCCCGTGAAGCTCGCCAGGGCGCCGTCCGGACCGTCGACTTCCCCGCACGCCGCGTCCCCGGCCGCGATGCCGGCCGCGGCCAAGCTCGCCATGGCCCGCCTCGCGGCGGCGCCCGCCAAGGCGGCCGGGACTGCCTCCGCCAACGCCAACGCCAACGCCAACGCCAAGACGTCCCCCAAGGCCCCCGCCGCCAAGGGGCCGGCCAACAAGACCGCCGCGAAGGCGGGACACGCCCGCCTCGCCGGGATCTACTGA